The Penaeus monodon isolate SGIC_2016 chromosome 13, NSTDA_Pmon_1, whole genome shotgun sequence genome contains a region encoding:
- the LOC119580246 gene encoding GRIP1-associated protein 1-like isoform X1: MAATSPSSLCGTIISKHCMCMNQLLELREKNYTLEDSLRKHMKELAETRTRLKNLSEENDRYQTLVKTSKKASEVELLMRDNSYLRNKLRDQEEDFRLQNNTLLQELSRLVGENERYERQVELLCGNRSAEDGADGDHGCTDDSKEVIRLRGELTAIEKKLYESETKAEADGSAMKDKIAALNLQITQLTNVLKTHSIPVDEGEISLSQGGGVSFKKLSLQDDDGLETDPERPGETLQYYQEKTSQLQHEVVTANTQLREENERASSLIIEKEKLESKLKEANERLAEALAEAERKSREMEQKKHHEAEKQKEVEAQLREELGTVQSELKETKENLVQSDSSLTEKTTQCDSLLQAVDQLKEKLEATEKRIEENEVLIQEKESKLEGIQEKVDALTEEISNLLEEKEALVKERDDLQQKVTELSKEGESQRAQIDEQTKLAESRKNLIEEMKAHLEEEAQRHKQEVEQLSVRHGEEIAAVSMENQQLKAQLHDVNEKLNEVMDLKENVRSLEGQKSQLQEENTRLLGDLEAAHKLTQEEINRVTAEKLQEMQDMRNSWDEERKDLQTQLEISNIQRQESEEAIDALKRKVSDGEEEQRIHERKGMTLLKDLKKQLAVERKRADRLQEKLSQLLTDPAQLTAITTMSEVGDDVSSVSSWSMVSGEPRDSSTRENSIIASPQGSPPPGVVTEETASLVNRLTDLQQQKWQLEERITHLESSCSAMADDLLKKSAIIQHYCMDQKVDSTPSTPSSPQAANLGEKLSVRRMLEVVRGHSSEESTKEINRRLQGLLEETLSKNMQLHQDVDNLSEQVHQLSILAAQKTQRETSPPADA, from the exons atgGCCGCCACATCGCCTTCGTCGCTATGCGGAACAATCATCAGTAAACATTGCATGTGCATG AACCAGCTCCTTGAGCTGCGGGAGAAGAACTACACCCTGGAGGATAGTCTTCGCAAACACatgaaag AATTGGCTGAGACAAGGACCAGACTAAAGAACCTTAGTGAAGAAAATGATCGCTATCAGACCCTTGTCAAAACTTCAAAGAAAGCTTCAGAGGTGGAACTGTTAATGCGTGACAACAGCTATCTTCGAAATAAACTAAGAGACCAAGAGGAAGATTTTCGACTGCAAAACAACACTCTCTTACAGGAACTTTCAAGA TTGGTTGGTGAAAACGAACGATATGAAAGACAAGTCGAACTGCTCTGTGGCAACCGCAGTGCAGAGGATGGTGCAGATGGTGACCATGGTTGTACTGATGACTCCAAAGAG GTGATACGTCTTCGGGGAGAACTTACCGCAATTGAGAAGAAGCTATATGAATCCGAAACGAAAGCGGAGGCTGATGGAAGTGCAATGAAGGACAAGATCGCTGCCTTAAATTTACAAATTACACAGTTAACAAATGTATTAAAAACACATTCCATTCCTGT TGATGAAGGAGAAATTAGTTTAAgtcaaggaggaggagtaagCTTTAAGAAACTTTCCCTGCAGGATGATGACGGTCTTGAAACAGACCCAGAGAGACCTGGTG AAACACTTCAGTACTATCAGGAGAAGACAAGCCAGTTGCAGCATGAAGTAGTAACAGCAAATACACAgctgagagaggaaaatgagagagcatCATCACTGatcatagaaaaagagaaattggagAGCAAGTTAAAGGAAGCAAATGAGAG GTTAGCAGAAGCACTGGCCGAGGctgagaggaagagcagagaaatGGAGCAAAAGAAGCACCACGAagcagagaagcagaaagaggtaGAGGCACAGCTAAG GGAAGAACTGGGGACAGTACAGAGTGAACtgaaagagacaaaggagaatTTAGTGCAATCAGATTCAAGCCTCACTGAAAAGACCACACAGTGTGACAGTTTACTTCAGGCAGTTGATCAGCTCAAGGAGAAACTAGAAGCaacagagaagagaatagaagaaaatgagGTACTGATTCAGGAGAAGGAGAGCAAGCTGGAAG GCATTCAAGAGAAAGTGGATGCTTTGACTGAGGAAATAAGTAACTtgctggaggagaaggaggctttGGTGAAGGAAAGAGATGATCTCCAACAAAAGGTCACTGAGCTCTCCAAAGAGGGGGAATCCCAGCGGGCACAGATTGACGAGCAAACAAAG TTGGCAGAGAGTCGAAAGAATCTCATTGAGGAAATGAAGGCACACTTAGAGGAAGAAGCTCAACGGCACAAACAGGAAGTTGAGCAACTGTCAGTTCGTCATGGGGAAGAGATTGCAGCTGTGTCCATGGAAAATCAACAACTTAAG GCCCAACTGCATGATGTGAATGAAAAGCTAAATGAAGTAATGGATCTCAAAGAAAATGTAAGGTCTTTAGAGGGTCAGAAATCTCAGCTGCAGGAAGAAAACACAAGGCTGCTGGGAGACCTTGAAGCAGCCCATAAACTGACACAAGAGGAGATCAATAGGGTTACAGCTGAGAAGCTACAGGAAATGCAGGACATGAGGAACAGctgggatgaagagaggaaa GACCTACAAACACAACTTGAAATCAGCAATATACAGCGACAAGAGAGTGAAGAAGCTATAGATGCCTTGAAACGAAAG GTTTCTGATGGAGAAGAAGAGCAAAGGATTCATGAGCGCAAGGGAATGACACTGCTGAAGGACCTCAAGAAACAGCTGGCAGTTGAGCGGAAACGTGCAGATCGCCTTCAGGAGAAGCTGAGCCAGCTCTTGACAGATCCAGCTCAGTTAACTGCAATTACAA CAATGTCAGAAGTAGGCGATGATGTGAGCAGTGTTTCCTCGTGGTCTATGGTGTCAGGGGAACCCCGGGATTCTTCTACAAGGGAAAACAGCATTATTGCCTCACCACAG GGCTCCCCCCCTCCTGGTGTAGTAACAGAGGAAACAGCCTCCCTTGTAAATCGACTCACAGATCTCCAACAGCAGAAGTGGCAGCTGGAGGAACGCATCACTCACTTAGAGTCATCCTGTTCAGCAATGGCTGATGATTTGCTGAAAAAATCTGCCATCATCCAACACTATTGTATGGACCAGAAAGTTG ACAGCACACCATCCACTCCTTCTTCTCCACAAGCTGCCAATTTGGGTGAGAAATTGAGTGTGAGACGCATGCTGGAGGTGGTCCGAGGCCATAGTAGTGAGGAATCCACCAAGGAGATTAACCGCCGGCTCCAGGGCCTCCTCGAAGAAACACTGTCCAAGAACATGCAGCTTCATCAAGACGTGGACAATCTCTCAGAACAGGTCCATCAGCTGTCCATCCTGGCGGCACAAAAGACACAAAGGGAAACGTCTCCTCCAGCTGATGCCTAA
- the LOC119580246 gene encoding GRIP1-associated protein 1-like isoform X2, with amino-acid sequence MARLSADDFNRLQNQLLELREKNYTLEDSLRKHMKELAETRTRLKNLSEENDRYQTLVKTSKKASEVELLMRDNSYLRNKLRDQEEDFRLQNNTLLQELSRLVGENERYERQVELLCGNRSAEDGADGDHGCTDDSKEVIRLRGELTAIEKKLYESETKAEADGSAMKDKIAALNLQITQLTNVLKTHSIPVDEGEISLSQGGGVSFKKLSLQDDDGLETDPERPGETLQYYQEKTSQLQHEVVTANTQLREENERASSLIIEKEKLESKLKEANERLAEALAEAERKSREMEQKKHHEAEKQKEVEAQLREELGTVQSELKETKENLVQSDSSLTEKTTQCDSLLQAVDQLKEKLEATEKRIEENEVLIQEKESKLEGIQEKVDALTEEISNLLEEKEALVKERDDLQQKVTELSKEGESQRAQIDEQTKLAESRKNLIEEMKAHLEEEAQRHKQEVEQLSVRHGEEIAAVSMENQQLKAQLHDVNEKLNEVMDLKENVRSLEGQKSQLQEENTRLLGDLEAAHKLTQEEINRVTAEKLQEMQDMRNSWDEERKDLQTQLEISNIQRQESEEAIDALKRKVSDGEEEQRIHERKGMTLLKDLKKQLAVERKRADRLQEKLSQLLTDPAQLTAITTMSEVGDDVSSVSSWSMVSGEPRDSSTRENSIIASPQGSPPPGVVTEETASLVNRLTDLQQQKWQLEERITHLESSCSAMADDLLKKSAIIQHYCMDQKVDSTPSTPSSPQAANLGEKLSVRRMLEVVRGHSSEESTKEINRRLQGLLEETLSKNMQLHQDVDNLSEQVHQLSILAAQKTQRETSPPADA; translated from the exons ATGGCGCGTCTCAGTGCTGATGACTTCAATAGACTCCAG AACCAGCTCCTTGAGCTGCGGGAGAAGAACTACACCCTGGAGGATAGTCTTCGCAAACACatgaaag AATTGGCTGAGACAAGGACCAGACTAAAGAACCTTAGTGAAGAAAATGATCGCTATCAGACCCTTGTCAAAACTTCAAAGAAAGCTTCAGAGGTGGAACTGTTAATGCGTGACAACAGCTATCTTCGAAATAAACTAAGAGACCAAGAGGAAGATTTTCGACTGCAAAACAACACTCTCTTACAGGAACTTTCAAGA TTGGTTGGTGAAAACGAACGATATGAAAGACAAGTCGAACTGCTCTGTGGCAACCGCAGTGCAGAGGATGGTGCAGATGGTGACCATGGTTGTACTGATGACTCCAAAGAG GTGATACGTCTTCGGGGAGAACTTACCGCAATTGAGAAGAAGCTATATGAATCCGAAACGAAAGCGGAGGCTGATGGAAGTGCAATGAAGGACAAGATCGCTGCCTTAAATTTACAAATTACACAGTTAACAAATGTATTAAAAACACATTCCATTCCTGT TGATGAAGGAGAAATTAGTTTAAgtcaaggaggaggagtaagCTTTAAGAAACTTTCCCTGCAGGATGATGACGGTCTTGAAACAGACCCAGAGAGACCTGGTG AAACACTTCAGTACTATCAGGAGAAGACAAGCCAGTTGCAGCATGAAGTAGTAACAGCAAATACACAgctgagagaggaaaatgagagagcatCATCACTGatcatagaaaaagagaaattggagAGCAAGTTAAAGGAAGCAAATGAGAG GTTAGCAGAAGCACTGGCCGAGGctgagaggaagagcagagaaatGGAGCAAAAGAAGCACCACGAagcagagaagcagaaagaggtaGAGGCACAGCTAAG GGAAGAACTGGGGACAGTACAGAGTGAACtgaaagagacaaaggagaatTTAGTGCAATCAGATTCAAGCCTCACTGAAAAGACCACACAGTGTGACAGTTTACTTCAGGCAGTTGATCAGCTCAAGGAGAAACTAGAAGCaacagagaagagaatagaagaaaatgagGTACTGATTCAGGAGAAGGAGAGCAAGCTGGAAG GCATTCAAGAGAAAGTGGATGCTTTGACTGAGGAAATAAGTAACTtgctggaggagaaggaggctttGGTGAAGGAAAGAGATGATCTCCAACAAAAGGTCACTGAGCTCTCCAAAGAGGGGGAATCCCAGCGGGCACAGATTGACGAGCAAACAAAG TTGGCAGAGAGTCGAAAGAATCTCATTGAGGAAATGAAGGCACACTTAGAGGAAGAAGCTCAACGGCACAAACAGGAAGTTGAGCAACTGTCAGTTCGTCATGGGGAAGAGATTGCAGCTGTGTCCATGGAAAATCAACAACTTAAG GCCCAACTGCATGATGTGAATGAAAAGCTAAATGAAGTAATGGATCTCAAAGAAAATGTAAGGTCTTTAGAGGGTCAGAAATCTCAGCTGCAGGAAGAAAACACAAGGCTGCTGGGAGACCTTGAAGCAGCCCATAAACTGACACAAGAGGAGATCAATAGGGTTACAGCTGAGAAGCTACAGGAAATGCAGGACATGAGGAACAGctgggatgaagagaggaaa GACCTACAAACACAACTTGAAATCAGCAATATACAGCGACAAGAGAGTGAAGAAGCTATAGATGCCTTGAAACGAAAG GTTTCTGATGGAGAAGAAGAGCAAAGGATTCATGAGCGCAAGGGAATGACACTGCTGAAGGACCTCAAGAAACAGCTGGCAGTTGAGCGGAAACGTGCAGATCGCCTTCAGGAGAAGCTGAGCCAGCTCTTGACAGATCCAGCTCAGTTAACTGCAATTACAA CAATGTCAGAAGTAGGCGATGATGTGAGCAGTGTTTCCTCGTGGTCTATGGTGTCAGGGGAACCCCGGGATTCTTCTACAAGGGAAAACAGCATTATTGCCTCACCACAG GGCTCCCCCCCTCCTGGTGTAGTAACAGAGGAAACAGCCTCCCTTGTAAATCGACTCACAGATCTCCAACAGCAGAAGTGGCAGCTGGAGGAACGCATCACTCACTTAGAGTCATCCTGTTCAGCAATGGCTGATGATTTGCTGAAAAAATCTGCCATCATCCAACACTATTGTATGGACCAGAAAGTTG ACAGCACACCATCCACTCCTTCTTCTCCACAAGCTGCCAATTTGGGTGAGAAATTGAGTGTGAGACGCATGCTGGAGGTGGTCCGAGGCCATAGTAGTGAGGAATCCACCAAGGAGATTAACCGCCGGCTCCAGGGCCTCCTCGAAGAAACACTGTCCAAGAACATGCAGCTTCATCAAGACGTGGACAATCTCTCAGAACAGGTCCATCAGCTGTCCATCCTGGCGGCACAAAAGACACAAAGGGAAACGTCTCCTCCAGCTGATGCCTAA